In one window of Brassica rapa cultivar Chiifu-401-42 chromosome A07, CAAS_Brap_v3.01, whole genome shotgun sequence DNA:
- the LOC103829755 gene encoding 3-ketoacyl-CoA synthase 12, which yields MDLLLLILCILVSYLFFKIWKLKDSKKDKDCYILDYQCHKPSDDRMVSTHFSGEIIHRNKNLGLEEYKFLLKAIVSSGIGEQTYAPRLVFEGREERPTLQDGISEMEEFYVDTIGKLLERQQISPKEVDILVVNVSMLTSMPSLPSRIINHYKMREDIKVFNLTGMGCSASLISVDIVKNIFKSYPNKLALVATSESLSPNWYSGNNRSMILANCLFRSGGAAILLTNKRSLRKKAMFKLKCLVRTHHGAREESYNCCIQSEDKQGRVGFYLGKNLPKAATRALVDNLKVIAPKILPVTELLRFMVKLFIKKIKMHQNPSKGSTNLPPGTPIKAGINFKTGIEHFCIHTGGKAVIDGIQHSLDLTDYDIEPARMTLYRFGNTSASSLWYVLAYMEAKKRLKRGDRVFMISFGAGFKCNSCVWEVLRDLTTGESKGNVWNHCINDYPPKSISNPFTKMYGWLQDEDPDTFKIPETFKIPDEYM from the coding sequence atggATCTTCTCCTTCTCATATTATGCATCCTTGTCTCTTATCTTTTCTTCAAGATCTGGAAACTCAAAGACTCAAAAAAAGACAAAGATTGCTACATCTTAGACTATCAATGTCATAAACCATCAGACGATAGAATGGTGAGTACTCACTTCAGCGGAGAAATCATTCACCGAAATAAAAACCTCGGTTTAGAGGAATACAAGTTCCTTCTCAAAGCCATCGTGAGCTCAGGGATCGGTGAACAAACCTACGCTCCGAGACTCGTCTTCGAAGGCAGAGAAGAGCGTCCTACGTTGCAAGATGGGATCTCGGAGATGGAAGAGTTCTACGTAGACACCATCGGAAAACTCCTGGAGAGACAGCAAATCTCACCTAAAGAAGTCGACATCCTCGTAGTCAACGTCTCCATGCTCACCTCAATGCCTTCTTTACCGTCAAGAATTATAAACCATTACAAGATGAGGGAAGACATCAAAGTCTTCAACTTAACCGGGATGGGATGTAGCGCGAGTCTAATCTCTGTAGACATTGTCAAGAACATATTCAAAAGCTACCCAAACAAATTAGCTCTCGTTGCTACCTCCGAGTCTTTGAGCCCTAATTGGTATAGCGGAAACAACCGTTCGATGATTCTAGCCAACTGCTTGTTCCGGTCCGGTGGTGCTGCCATTCTCTTGACTAACAAACGTAGCTTGAGAAAAAAAGCAATGTTTAAGCTCAAGTGTTTGGTACGGACTCACCATGGAGCTAGAGAGGAGTCTTACAACTGCTGTATCCAGTCCGAGGACAAACAGGGTCGTGTAGGGTTTTACTTGGGGAAGAATCTACCAAAGGCAGCCACTCGCGCTTTGGTAGACAATCTGAAGGTTATAGCACCCAAGATTCTTCCTGTTACCGAGCTCTTGAGGTTCATGGTAAAGCTTTTCATCAAGAAAATCAAGATGCATCAAAACCCTAGCAAGGGCTCCACGAATCTCCCACCGGGGACTCCTATAAAGGCAGGGATCAATTTCAAGACCGGGATTGAACATTTTTGCATTCATACCGGAGGAAAAGCTGTGATTGATGGGATCCAACATAGCTTGGATTTAACCGACTATGATATTGAACCGGCGAGGATGACTCTTTACAGGTTTGGGAATACCTCGGCTAGTAGTTTGTGGTATGTGTTGGCTTACATGGAGGCTAAGAAGAGACTGAAGAGAGGAGATAGGGTGTTTATGATAAGCTTTGGAGCTGGTTTTAAGTGTAATAGTTGCGTTTGGGAAGTTTTGAGAGACCTCACCACTGGAGAATCAAAAGGGAATGTGTGGAATCATTGCATTAATGATTATCCACCTAAATCGATTTCGAATCCTTTTACAAAGATGTATGGTTGGCTTCAAGATGAAGATCCTGATACTTTCAAGATCCCTGAGACTTTTAAGATCCCTGACGAGTATATGTAA